A genomic stretch from Halogranum gelatinilyticum includes:
- a CDS encoding DUF5995 family protein: MFSTSSTLARASLASPAVRGVRHALTAPRVVVDPPDEPDPELLALVDDPFASVDDVADRLGRLETLLRERGDRRSVFLTVYALMTERTDAAIREGEFADPAWMREYLVTFADYYRRAFAAFERGELDAVPRPWQLAFGTALQGETLVVQDAFLGINAHINYDLALALADVGLAPETESKYADHRRVDGILGRLVDAQQRVLTEVYAAGLADVDDAFGRLDERFSLFGITEGREQAWRVARVRSAADWPWVERYTEWLLRTTATGGAHYVIQPNLDRALLRKLRALEAGRAESVVGSVREAALRAPRDTPDSES; this comes from the coding sequence ATGTTCTCAACGTCCTCGACGCTGGCCCGTGCGAGTCTCGCCAGCCCCGCCGTCCGGGGGGTCAGACACGCGCTGACCGCCCCGCGGGTCGTCGTCGACCCGCCCGACGAGCCGGACCCCGAACTCCTCGCGCTCGTCGACGACCCGTTCGCCTCCGTCGACGACGTGGCCGACCGGCTAGGTCGACTCGAAACCCTGCTCCGCGAGCGTGGCGACCGCCGGTCGGTCTTTCTCACCGTCTACGCCCTGATGACCGAACGCACCGACGCGGCGATTCGGGAGGGCGAGTTCGCCGACCCGGCGTGGATGCGGGAGTATCTCGTGACGTTCGCCGACTACTACCGGCGGGCGTTCGCTGCCTTCGAGCGTGGCGAGTTAGACGCGGTCCCGCGGCCGTGGCAACTGGCGTTCGGGACGGCGTTGCAGGGAGAGACGCTCGTCGTGCAGGACGCCTTTCTCGGCATCAACGCCCACATCAACTACGACCTCGCCTTGGCACTCGCGGACGTCGGTCTCGCGCCGGAGACGGAGTCGAAGTACGCCGACCACCGTCGCGTCGACGGGATTCTCGGTCGGCTCGTCGACGCCCAACAGCGGGTGCTCACCGAGGTGTACGCGGCCGGACTCGCCGACGTCGACGACGCGTTCGGTCGGCTGGACGAGCGGTTCTCGCTGTTCGGCATCACCGAGGGGCGCGAACAGGCGTGGCGAGTCGCGCGCGTCCGCTCGGCGGCGGACTGGCCGTGGGTCGAGCGGTACACGGAGTGGCTGCTGCGGACGACCGCGACCGGCGGGGCACACTACGTCATCCAGCCGAATCTGGACCGCGCGCTCCTGCGGAAGCTCCGAGCACTCGAAGCCGGGCGAGCGGAGTCTGTCGTCGGCAGCGTGCGGGAGGCGGCGCTCAGAGCTCCCCGCGACACTCCGGACAGCGAGTCGTAA
- a CDS encoding CBS domain-containing protein: MSTDKRTRVADIMSSPVETISKDATVREAARLMRDKEISSLLVPAAETGIITSTDVLDTVADGHDPEKVLVGDVMTAPLETVTPDLFMEEVAAMLTTYGIKHLPVVDDDYVGIVSSTDVTAELS, from the coding sequence ATGAGTACCGACAAGCGCACGCGAGTCGCAGACATCATGTCCAGTCCGGTCGAGACCATCTCGAAGGACGCGACGGTCAGAGAGGCCGCCCGGCTGATGCGCGACAAAGAGATCAGTTCGCTCCTCGTGCCGGCGGCCGAGACCGGCATCATCACCAGTACCGACGTCCTCGACACCGTCGCCGACGGCCACGACCCCGAGAAGGTCCTCGTCGGCGACGTCATGACTGCGCCCTTGGAGACGGTGACGCCCGACCTGTTCATGGAGGAAGTCGCCGCCATGCTGACGACGTACGGCATCAAACATCTGCCCGTCGTCGACGACGACTACGTCGGTATCGTCTCCTCGACTGACGTCACCGCCGAACTCTCCTGA
- the urtB gene encoding urea ABC transporter, permease protein UrtB, whose translation MVNGLNLLFQFLDSFAFIVLAAAGLAIVFGIMGVINLAHGEFIMVGAYGTTLSYNAGLPLPVAMLAGVAVTTVFGVLVERTIIKRLYDRLADSMVATWGLSLIMVQAARIVFGNSLQQIGTPLGSIAYGDFSYSAYRILLSGVSVVVLAVVYYIFTRTDYGMRARATIQNETMARSLGVDTERTYMTTFALGSALAGLTGALYAPTVTMVPSLGGTFLVEAFVAVVVGGPSVVLGTTLAGGFLGFINALVSNLVGTFLGRIALLVTAIVMIRFLPEGITGFVQRVRDRREEAA comes from the coding sequence ATGGTCAACGGGCTGAACCTGCTGTTTCAGTTCCTCGATAGCTTCGCGTTCATCGTGTTGGCAGCAGCAGGCCTCGCCATCGTCTTCGGTATCATGGGCGTCATCAACCTCGCTCACGGCGAGTTCATCATGGTCGGCGCGTACGGCACGACGCTGTCGTACAACGCCGGTCTCCCGCTGCCGGTGGCGATGCTCGCCGGCGTCGCCGTCACGACGGTCTTCGGCGTCCTCGTCGAGCGGACGATCATCAAGCGGCTCTACGACCGCCTCGCCGACTCGATGGTCGCGACGTGGGGGCTGAGCCTCATCATGGTGCAGGCCGCCCGCATCGTCTTCGGCAACTCACTGCAGCAGATCGGCACGCCGCTCGGAAGCATCGCCTACGGCGACTTCTCGTACTCGGCGTACCGCATCCTGCTGTCGGGCGTGAGCGTCGTCGTGCTCGCCGTCGTCTACTACATCTTCACCCGGACGGACTACGGGATGCGCGCGCGGGCGACGATTCAAAACGAGACGATGGCCCGCTCGCTCGGCGTCGACACCGAACGGACGTACATGACGACGTTCGCACTCGGCTCGGCACTCGCGGGCCTGACCGGCGCGCTCTACGCGCCGACGGTGACGATGGTGCCGAGTCTCGGCGGGACGTTCCTCGTCGAAGCCTTCGTCGCCGTCGTCGTCGGCGGCCCGTCGGTCGTCCTCGGGACGACGCTGGCCGGTGGCTTCCTGGGCTTCATCAACGCCCTTGTCTCGAATCTCGTCGGGACGTTCCTCGGCCGCATCGCCCTGCTCGTGACGGCAATCGTGATGATTCGGTTCCTACCGGAGGGGATCACCGGCTTCGTCCAGCGGGTTCGCGACCGCCGCGAGGAGGCGGCCTGA
- a CDS encoding DUF7557 family protein, translating to MSTSIRVSDETKAKLARLKREDESWDEFLDRLANEGSGMKAGAWKGTDKAQKAREAIKRSRESFQQ from the coding sequence ATGAGCACATCAATCCGCGTCTCTGACGAGACGAAGGCGAAACTGGCGCGGCTAAAGCGTGAAGACGAAAGCTGGGATGAGTTCCTCGACCGATTGGCGAACGAGGGTTCGGGAATGAAGGCTGGTGCGTGGAAAGGAACTGACAAAGCCCAAAAAGCTCGCGAAGCAATCAAACGTTCCCGAGAGAGCTTCCAGCAGTGA
- a CDS encoding ABC transporter permease subunit, which translates to MATPTENASGSLPTSLASLRALVEGPNTIGASRRFWVGFAVVLVALLAYPVIAGSYAASRLSLFVVYAFLGLSLAIVWGYTGVLSFGQVAFFGAAGYTFGVISVNFSTPLGITAAFLLAIVAGAGLAFVLGYFMFYGGVRDVYVTIITLVSTLVLHTFMAQTAGSQWTIGEAALGGFNGMPTIPDLAFGVGGFALTFSDMTFYYFVVALLCATYLGLRAVVNSDYGRVMVATREDEDRTRMFGYDVKRVKLAVFTFGGALAGLSGVLYASWGNYINPDVFSLTFASLPVVWVSVGGRKTLLGAVLATIGVQWFSNILSGQLAFIIVGVLLLTVILVLPEGAVPRLHDYYVRYVADRQEGDGVDDATRPTEVAE; encoded by the coding sequence ATGGCTACGCCCACCGAGAACGCGTCGGGGAGCCTCCCGACGTCGCTCGCGAGCCTCCGCGCGCTGGTCGAGGGACCGAACACTATCGGAGCGTCCCGGCGGTTCTGGGTCGGCTTCGCCGTCGTCCTGGTCGCACTGCTCGCGTATCCGGTGATCGCCGGGTCGTACGCCGCCTCGCGGCTCTCGCTGTTCGTCGTGTACGCCTTCCTCGGGCTCTCGTTGGCCATCGTCTGGGGCTACACGGGCGTCTTGAGCTTCGGGCAGGTGGCCTTCTTCGGCGCGGCGGGCTACACCTTCGGCGTCATTTCGGTCAACTTCTCGACGCCGCTCGGCATCACCGCCGCGTTCCTGCTCGCCATCGTCGCCGGCGCGGGCCTGGCGTTCGTGCTCGGCTACTTCATGTTCTACGGCGGCGTCCGCGACGTCTACGTCACCATCATCACGCTGGTGTCGACGCTCGTCCTGCATACGTTCATGGCGCAGACCGCGGGCTCGCAGTGGACCATCGGTGAGGCCGCGCTCGGCGGCTTCAACGGGATGCCGACGATTCCGGATCTCGCGTTCGGCGTCGGCGGCTTCGCCCTGACGTTCAGCGACATGACGTTCTACTACTTCGTCGTCGCGCTCCTCTGTGCGACCTATCTCGGTCTCCGCGCGGTCGTCAACTCCGACTACGGCCGCGTGATGGTCGCGACCCGCGAGGACGAGGACCGCACCCGGATGTTCGGCTACGACGTCAAGCGCGTCAAACTGGCCGTCTTCACCTTCGGCGGCGCGCTCGCCGGTCTCTCGGGCGTCCTCTACGCCTCCTGGGGGAACTACATCAACCCCGACGTGTTCTCACTGACGTTCGCCTCCCTGCCCGTCGTCTGGGTGAGTGTCGGCGGCCGCAAGACGCTCCTGGGAGCCGTCCTCGCCACCATCGGCGTCCAGTGGTTCTCGAACATCCTCTCGGGACAGCTCGCGTTCATCATCGTCGGGGTACTCCTCCTGACGGTCATCCTCGTCCTGCCGGAGGGCGCAGTGCCGCGACTGCACGACTACTACGTCCGCTACGTGGCCGATCGCCAGGAGGGCGACGGCGTCGACGACGCGACCCGGCCGACGGAGGTGGCCGAATGA
- a CDS encoding penicillin acylase family protein, protein MNRDTTRRGVLGALLGLGVVGAAGSPVGGYLDTFAPLSGRAWQGKGTVPETVTSPYGEATVTYDDYHVPHVESDDEVAAYFAVGYVHAADRLFEMDLVRRLMDGRLSAAVGAQTLESDRFHAKMDFRGAAEASAEAIAGSRAEELAEAYADGVNTYLEIGPEPLEFGLLGYDAREWTVVDTLLVSTQIAWALTGSFDTLRRGVLRERLGAADFERLYETEFDHGAPIVREGTTGTVEGVELGESGESDQRTDSLRDIDSAFVDWLSAFEPPPLNGSNHWAVGGESTESGEPLFAYDPHLTLMAPTVWYEQRVTVGDSDGDGDGDGVDIRGATFPGIPFVITGENAHGAWGFTNTGADVVDFYTYETDESGEQYRYDGEWREFEVAEREIEVAGGENETVEVKKTVHGVYLDREVDGETRHVGVAWTATSGTREAEAIYDFSHAEGVDDFREALRKMDVPTQNALYVDSDEVCYKVTGRIPIRRVDGAVVRGDRVFDGSAGEAEWESFEPFGQSTWDGFVPFEEKPGVRDPDYFGTANQRVADDPTYPIGQHYASGFRGLRIYERLDERVASGDPVDRAFMTDLQRDTLDIRARMLVPALLDARDRTGDAADPWLDALADWDYRMDRDSAAALAFHQFYAAFRERTWQDDFESLGLDESWWPQEWVLVTLPPEDPFFGGDRPGVLAAAMDDAAARIEEEGWEVYGDSHQTTIDHQFGGQVAALNYPRYPVSGTSYTVSNVGDDASHGSSWRQVSVMGGESLSVIPGGQSGSYFSEHYDDQLRLWADGEYKPMSFSTPDDGERIEFGGESE, encoded by the coding sequence ATGAACCGCGACACCACGCGCCGGGGCGTCCTCGGCGCGTTGCTCGGTCTCGGCGTCGTCGGCGCGGCAGGCTCACCCGTCGGCGGCTACCTTGACACGTTCGCCCCGCTGAGCGGCCGGGCGTGGCAGGGCAAAGGGACCGTTCCCGAGACCGTGACGAGCCCATACGGCGAGGCGACGGTCACCTACGACGACTACCACGTCCCGCACGTCGAGAGCGACGACGAGGTCGCCGCGTACTTCGCGGTCGGCTACGTCCACGCCGCCGACCGGCTGTTCGAGATGGACCTCGTCCGACGGCTGATGGACGGTCGGCTGTCGGCGGCAGTCGGCGCGCAGACCCTCGAATCGGACCGCTTTCACGCGAAGATGGACTTCCGCGGGGCAGCCGAGGCGTCGGCCGAAGCCATCGCCGGGAGTCGTGCGGAGGAACTCGCGGAGGCCTACGCCGACGGCGTCAACACCTATCTGGAGATCGGTCCCGAGCCGCTGGAGTTCGGCTTACTCGGCTACGACGCCCGCGAGTGGACCGTCGTCGACACCCTGCTCGTCAGCACGCAGATCGCGTGGGCACTCACCGGCAGTTTCGACACGCTGCGGCGTGGGGTCCTCCGCGAGAGACTCGGCGCGGCCGACTTCGAGCGGCTCTACGAGACGGAGTTCGACCACGGCGCGCCCATCGTCCGCGAGGGGACGACCGGGACGGTTGAGGGCGTCGAGTTGGGCGAGTCGGGTGAGTCCGACCAACGGACCGACAGCCTCCGCGACATCGACAGCGCGTTCGTCGACTGGCTGTCGGCGTTCGAGCCGCCGCCGCTCAACGGCTCGAACCACTGGGCCGTCGGCGGAGAGTCGACGGAGAGCGGCGAGCCGCTCTTCGCCTACGACCCCCATCTGACGCTCATGGCTCCGACCGTCTGGTACGAGCAGCGGGTCACCGTCGGCGACAGTGACGGCGACGGCGACGGCGACGGCGTCGACATCCGCGGGGCGACGTTCCCCGGCATCCCCTTCGTCATCACCGGGGAGAACGCCCACGGCGCGTGGGGCTTTACCAACACCGGCGCGGACGTCGTCGACTTCTACACCTACGAGACCGACGAGTCGGGCGAGCAGTACAGATACGACGGCGAGTGGCGGGAGTTCGAGGTGGCCGAACGAGAAATCGAGGTCGCGGGCGGCGAGAACGAGACCGTCGAGGTGAAGAAGACCGTCCACGGCGTCTATCTCGACCGTGAGGTCGACGGCGAAACCCGCCACGTCGGCGTCGCGTGGACGGCGACCAGCGGCACGCGCGAGGCCGAGGCCATCTACGACTTCAGCCACGCCGAGGGCGTCGACGACTTCCGCGAGGCACTCCGGAAGATGGACGTCCCGACGCAGAACGCGCTGTACGTCGACAGCGACGAGGTCTGCTACAAGGTGACGGGGCGGATTCCGATCCGTCGCGTCGACGGTGCGGTCGTCCGCGGCGACCGCGTCTTCGACGGCTCCGCGGGCGAGGCCGAGTGGGAGAGTTTCGAACCGTTCGGCCAGAGCACCTGGGACGGGTTCGTCCCGTTCGAGGAGAAACCGGGGGTCCGCGACCCCGACTACTTCGGGACGGCGAACCAGCGCGTCGCCGACGACCCGACGTATCCCATCGGCCAGCACTACGCCTCGGGCTTCCGCGGGCTGCGTATCTACGAGCGGCTGGACGAGCGCGTCGCGAGCGGTGACCCCGTCGACCGCGCGTTCATGACGGACCTCCAGCGCGACACGCTGGACATTCGGGCTCGGATGCTCGTTCCCGCCCTGCTCGACGCCCGCGACCGCACGGGCGACGCGGCCGACCCGTGGCTCGACGCGCTGGCCGACTGGGACTACCGGATGGACCGCGACTCGGCGGCCGCGCTGGCGTTCCACCAGTTCTACGCGGCCTTCCGCGAGCGGACGTGGCAAGACGACTTCGAGTCGCTGGGGCTGGACGAGAGCTGGTGGCCCCAGGAGTGGGTGCTCGTGACGCTCCCACCCGAGGACCCCTTCTTCGGCGGCGACCGTCCAGGTGTCCTCGCCGCGGCGATGGACGACGCGGCCGCGCGCATCGAAGAGGAAGGCTGGGAGGTCTACGGCGACAGTCACCAGACGACCATCGACCACCAGTTCGGCGGGCAGGTAGCCGCGCTGAACTATCCGCGGTATCCCGTCTCCGGCACGTCGTACACCGTGTCCAACGTCGGCGACGACGCGAGCCACGGCAGCAGCTGGCGACAGGTCTCGGTCATGGGCGGCGAGTCGCTGTCGGTGATTCCGGGCGGCCAGAGCGGCTCGTACTTCTCGGAGCACTACGACGACCAACTCCGGCTGTGGGCCGACGGCGAGTACAAGCCGATGTCCTTCTCGACTCCCGACGACGGCGAGCGGATCGAGTTCGGGGGTGAGAGCGAATGA
- a CDS encoding FKBP-type peptidyl-prolyl cis-trans isomerase, whose product MPIEPGDTVTVEYVGRFEDGSVFNTSRYEVAAEHGLVEAQGAEREDYTPLVFTVGEEAVIPGLDDALVGMEVDDEATVTIPPEDAYGAFDPERVRTYGRETFEAMVGDAPEVGLHVHAENGLHGDVVAVRDDEVEVDFNHELAGKTLVLDIEIVDRW is encoded by the coding sequence ATGCCAATCGAACCGGGAGACACCGTCACCGTCGAGTACGTCGGCCGCTTCGAGGACGGCAGCGTGTTCAATACCTCGCGGTACGAGGTCGCCGCCGAGCACGGGCTGGTCGAGGCGCAGGGAGCCGAGCGCGAGGACTACACGCCGCTCGTGTTCACGGTCGGCGAGGAGGCCGTCATCCCCGGACTGGACGACGCGCTCGTCGGGATGGAAGTAGACGACGAAGCGACCGTCACGATTCCGCCCGAGGACGCCTACGGCGCGTTCGACCCCGAGCGCGTCCGGACCTACGGCCGCGAGACGTTCGAGGCGATGGTCGGTGACGCGCCCGAGGTCGGCCTGCACGTCCACGCCGAGAACGGACTCCACGGCGACGTGGTCGCCGTCCGCGACGACGAGGTCGAGGTCGACTTCAACCACGAACTCGCGGGCAAGACGCTCGTGTTGGATATCGAAATCGTGGATAGATGGTGA
- a CDS encoding ABC transporter ATP-binding protein, with amino-acid sequence MSTDGAGMDPAVRQTAAQAATGTKTDTLLQTDGLVKRFGGFTACDHVDFSVDEGELRCLIGPNGAGKSTLLKLITGTHAASEGSIYYDGHDITDLEPHERVNRGISMKFQVPSVYGELSVRENVLLPIQRFADGAERRRRVDEALAAAGLDGRGDVKASTLSHGQQQQLEIGMAASLDPDLLLLDEPVAGLDVEERNEIAERVTRLNEERGIAFVVIEHDTEFVADIADHVTVLHQGGIFREGSISEVEADPEVKRIYLGGDH; translated from the coding sequence ATGAGCACCGACGGCGCCGGGATGGATCCGGCGGTCCGCCAGACGGCCGCGCAGGCCGCGACAGGGACGAAGACCGACACCTTGCTCCAGACCGACGGGCTGGTCAAGCGCTTCGGCGGCTTCACCGCCTGCGACCACGTCGACTTCAGCGTCGACGAGGGCGAACTCCGCTGTCTCATCGGCCCGAACGGCGCGGGCAAGTCGACGCTCCTGAAGCTCATCACCGGCACGCACGCCGCGAGCGAGGGCAGCATCTACTACGACGGCCACGACATCACCGACCTCGAACCGCACGAGCGCGTCAACCGCGGCATCAGCATGAAGTTCCAGGTGCCGTCGGTCTACGGCGAACTGTCCGTCCGCGAGAACGTGCTGCTGCCGATTCAGCGGTTCGCGGACGGCGCCGAACGCCGTCGCCGCGTCGACGAGGCACTCGCCGCCGCCGGACTCGACGGCCGCGGCGACGTGAAGGCGAGCACGCTCTCACACGGCCAACAACAGCAGCTGGAGATCGGGATGGCCGCGTCGCTCGACCCGGACCTCCTACTCCTCGACGAGCCGGTCGCGGGGCTCGACGTGGAGGAACGAAACGAGATCGCCGAGCGCGTCACGCGGCTCAACGAGGAGCGCGGTATCGCGTTCGTCGTCATCGAGCACGACACGGAGTTCGTCGCCGACATCGCCGACCACGTGACCGTGCTCCACCAGGGCGGCATCTTCCGCGAGGGGTCGATTTCGGAGGTCGAAGCCGACCCCGAGGTCAAACGCATCTACCTCGGAGGTGACCACTGA
- a CDS encoding urea ABC transporter substrate-binding protein yields the protein MSRHVGRRQFLASGAAVAGTALAGCAGGSSSGSDTIKIGVLEDRSGNFALVGSPKWKASKLAIDEINADGGIDGKQIELFDPDPQSDNQRYQELTRRMIDRHEVDALWAGYSSATREAIRPIIDREDQLYFYTTQYEGGVCDKNVFAVGPTARQQLGSVLPYLVEEYGPRIYTVAADYNFGQLSADWVKVLANENGAEVVNEEFIPLSESQFGSTINRIQEADPDFIMSMLVGQNHTSFYDQKASAGLDIPIGTSTAMAQGYEHLRLDPPAMKNVYAGVNYMEEIPTARNTDDGGFVDRYYEKFPDAPYLNEEAENNYFSIYMYKQAVEQAGTTDQEEVKTALESGITFGAPEAPGEETIALDGATHHVDHHMWVMRADENHNVEAVDDRVIPETFLSETVGCDLREEDEETQYTPTDFYEEAG from the coding sequence ATGAGCCGTCACGTCGGCCGTCGGCAGTTCCTCGCGTCGGGTGCCGCCGTTGCAGGCACCGCGCTGGCTGGCTGTGCGGGCGGGAGTTCGAGCGGGAGCGACACCATCAAGATCGGCGTGCTGGAGGACCGTTCGGGCAACTTCGCGCTCGTCGGCTCGCCGAAGTGGAAGGCCTCGAAACTCGCCATCGACGAGATCAACGCCGACGGCGGTATCGACGGCAAGCAGATCGAACTGTTCGACCCGGACCCGCAGTCCGACAACCAACGCTACCAAGAACTCACGCGCCGGATGATCGACCGACACGAGGTCGACGCGCTGTGGGCGGGCTACTCGTCGGCGACGCGGGAGGCCATCCGGCCCATCATCGACCGCGAGGACCAGCTGTACTTCTACACGACGCAGTACGAGGGCGGCGTCTGTGACAAGAACGTCTTCGCCGTCGGCCCGACCGCCCGCCAGCAGCTGGGGAGCGTTCTCCCCTACCTCGTCGAGGAGTACGGGCCGCGAATCTACACCGTCGCCGCCGACTACAACTTCGGGCAGCTGTCGGCCGACTGGGTGAAGGTCCTCGCCAACGAGAACGGCGCGGAGGTCGTCAACGAGGAGTTCATTCCCCTCTCCGAGTCGCAGTTCGGCTCGACCATCAACCGGATTCAGGAGGCCGACCCCGACTTCATCATGTCGATGCTCGTCGGGCAGAACCACACCTCCTTCTACGACCAGAAGGCCTCGGCCGGTCTCGACATCCCCATCGGGACGTCGACGGCGATGGCGCAGGGCTACGAACATCTACGGCTTGACCCACCGGCGATGAAGAACGTCTACGCCGGGGTCAACTACATGGAGGAGATCCCGACCGCGCGAAACACGGACGACGGCGGCTTCGTCGACCGCTACTACGAGAAGTTCCCCGACGCGCCCTACCTGAACGAGGAGGCGGAGAACAACTACTTCTCCATCTACATGTACAAACAGGCCGTCGAGCAGGCCGGGACGACGGATCAGGAGGAGGTCAAGACCGCGCTCGAATCGGGAATCACTTTCGGCGCGCCCGAAGCACCGGGCGAGGAGACCATCGCGCTCGACGGCGCGACCCACCACGTCGACCACCACATGTGGGTCATGCGCGCCGACGAGAACCACAACGTCGAGGCGGTCGACGACCGCGTCATCCCCGAGACGTTCCTCTCGGAGACGGTCGGCTGCGACCTCCGCGAGGAGGACGAGGAGACGCAGTACACGCCGACCGACTTCTACGAGGAGGCCGGATAG
- a CDS encoding type II toxin-antitoxin system VapC family toxin: MTFLDSSVIIDYLDGVEEVVEFVDEQPTLVTSSICLSEVLAGEVFSAGETDLIGARENFGRVTALDFSEDVAFEAARMQNRLLESGNPLSPRDLMIAATARSEGKELVVSDAGFDTEGLRELLSIRRFGQ; the protein is encoded by the coding sequence GTGACTTTTCTCGATTCGTCGGTTATCATCGATTACCTCGACGGTGTCGAGGAAGTCGTCGAGTTCGTCGATGAACAACCGACCTTGGTCACCTCCAGCATCTGTCTCTCTGAAGTTCTTGCTGGTGAGGTGTTTTCAGCGGGTGAGACAGACCTCATTGGGGCGCGTGAGAACTTCGGGCGAGTCACTGCTCTTGACTTCTCCGAAGATGTCGCGTTTGAAGCTGCCCGGATGCAGAACCGCCTTCTTGAATCCGGCAACCCCCTGTCGCCACGTGACCTCATGATTGCAGCTACGGCTCGATCTGAAGGGAAGGAACTAGTCGTCTCCGACGCTGGTTTCGATACAGAAGGGCTCCGTGAACTCCTCTCTATCCGGAGATTTGGGCAGTAG
- a CDS encoding amidohydrolase family protein, with protein sequence MRLVDTHTHVWGPDTADLPWYGANLPPEWSGPYSHTDLVADMDAAEVDEGVLQPTTIYGRDERANEYTLRAIEAHPERLWGVGVMEYFQDEPDLRQAVRRVTGHERMLGIRFHAAFEYGETPGQMDRQTDWIADDALDPLYDEIATQDAAVFVLAKPGQYSMLATLAAANPHVTFVLEHMGWPDEGMEPDEAPWTDIETLAEHENVYVKVSSVPRASGDDWPYETAGMFVRKLLAWFGPERLMLGSDYPWLDDCASYRECLSWPEAVEYLSARDLSWLSYRTFESLWE encoded by the coding sequence ATGCGACTGGTTGATACACATACTCACGTTTGGGGGCCCGATACCGCCGACTTGCCTTGGTACGGTGCCAACCTCCCGCCAGAGTGGTCTGGCCCGTATTCCCACACTGACCTTGTTGCCGATATGGATGCGGCTGAAGTCGACGAAGGAGTGTTGCAGCCGACGACGATCTACGGCCGCGACGAACGAGCCAACGAGTACACACTCCGGGCGATCGAAGCCCATCCTGAGCGTCTGTGGGGCGTCGGCGTTATGGAATACTTCCAAGACGAACCCGACCTCCGACAGGCTGTTCGCCGCGTGACCGGTCACGAACGGATGCTCGGTATTCGGTTCCATGCTGCCTTTGAGTACGGGGAGACGCCCGGTCAGATGGATCGACAGACGGACTGGATCGCCGACGATGCGCTTGACCCGCTGTACGACGAGATCGCCACGCAGGATGCAGCCGTGTTTGTCCTTGCGAAACCCGGACAGTACTCGATGCTGGCCACGCTCGCAGCGGCCAATCCCCATGTCACGTTCGTCCTCGAACATATGGGCTGGCCTGACGAGGGAATGGAGCCCGACGAAGCACCCTGGACCGATATCGAGACGCTGGCAGAGCACGAGAACGTCTACGTGAAAGTAAGTTCGGTTCCGAGGGCGTCGGGAGACGATTGGCCCTACGAGACAGCCGGGATGTTCGTCCGGAAACTCCTAGCGTGGTTCGGGCCCGAGCGGCTCATGCTCGGCTCGGATTATCCCTGGCTGGACGACTGCGCATCCTATCGAGAGTGTCTCTCCTGGCCGGAAGCCGTTGAGTACCTCTCGGCCCGGGATCTGTCATGGCTCTCCTATCGGACGTTCGAGTCGCTTTGGGAGTGA
- a CDS encoding ABC transporter ATP-binding protein, translated as MLELTDVTAGYGTTPILRDVTLSVDRGEIVGVMGKNGVGKTTLIKTVMGLVEPSGGSVELDGVDVTDRPANERARLGVGYIPQGREVFPKLTVEQNIKMGEHVNDGGDRLLYDEVYDYFPILEERASQKAGTLSGGQQQMLAIARALVANPDLLLLDEPSEGIQPSIVQQISEDMQTISDELGVTILFVEQNLGVIQEMADRCYAIERGTIVDELDSATLQDEDAIVEYLAV; from the coding sequence CTGCTCGAACTGACGGACGTGACCGCGGGCTACGGCACCACGCCCATCCTGCGCGACGTGACTCTCAGCGTCGACCGCGGCGAGATCGTCGGCGTCATGGGTAAGAACGGCGTCGGCAAGACGACGCTCATCAAGACGGTCATGGGGTTGGTCGAGCCGTCCGGCGGCTCGGTCGAACTCGACGGCGTCGACGTGACCGACCGACCGGCCAACGAACGCGCCCGGCTCGGCGTCGGCTACATCCCACAGGGCAGAGAGGTCTTCCCGAAGCTGACCGTCGAGCAGAACATCAAGATGGGCGAGCACGTCAACGACGGCGGCGACCGCTTGCTCTACGACGAGGTGTACGACTACTTCCCCATCCTGGAAGAGCGCGCCAGCCAGAAGGCCGGGACGCTCTCGGGTGGCCAACAGCAGATGCTCGCCATCGCCCGCGCCCTCGTCGCCAACCCGGACCTCCTCCTCCTCGACGAGCCCAGCGAGGGCATCCAGCCCTCCATCGTCCAGCAGATCAGCGAGGACATGCAGACCATCAGCGACGAACTCGGCGTGACGATCCTCTTCGTCGAACAGAACCTCGGCGTCATCCAAGAGATGGCGGACCGGTGTTACGCCATCGAGCGCGGGACCATCGTCGACGAACTCGACTCGGCGACGCTCCAGGACGAGGACGCCATCGTCGAATATCTCGCCGTCTGA